TCGACGGCCGGATCGTTCAAATCTATGATGAAATCAATGATTATTGGCGGCGTGCGTATACCCAAAAATGGGCCAGCAACAATCCGCTGTGGCATGTCACTTTGGTATCGATCGCTGGTGGAAACTTGGATACTGTCGTACCGTCTGATTATGCCAGTATTGAATCGCTTGTGCCCGAAACTCATGGATTCACTGTTTTTACGTCGGGAATACCAACGGTATGGACAAGCATGGACCATCAGGCGATTCTCTGGTGCGATCAGTTTCGAAAGGTGCTGGCCCAAACTTTGTATAGCATCATTGATGTTCACCGAGCCTCTCAAACGAAACCCCGAGCACAACGGATGAGAGTCTTTAAGAAGCGACTTTTGACTGGTTTGGAAACGATTGCCGAGAAGACTCTGTCTCTAAATGAGCCGACAATCCTCCTTACTTTGGACGACTCGTCTAGTACGGTAGTGCCAACCGGGGGCCGGCTAATCCTCTCACAGCTTGGTTCTGAGGGTACGCCGAAGGCCTATCTCCTTCCCGTGCCGCCTCATGGATCTCCTGAGCCAAAACGCTTTACTCTGCTGACTGATGCTCAACTTGGCGCCCCTATCGATGGCAACCGGCTGCAAGTCCTCTTGTGCAGCGTTTCCCCCGTTCAACACACGAGTGTCAATTCGTTCTTTTCCTCCACGATAGATCTATCGAGGAACGGTACTACACCGACGAAGTTAGCATGTAAGGATGCCGCGTCTGACACGGTCCTCCTCCCAGCTTCGACAACGAATATTCAAGCCCCTTTCTACCTGGACGGAGAATCCCAGATATATCCTTTTTCATATTTACAATATGACGCTGAGCATCTCTCTGATCATCAGTTTGTTGCCGTCATCGATAGAGCAACGCAAATCAGCCAAGGCTTTGCTGTTGCAGAATTTAGCGATCACTCTTCCTttcaaaagaaggaagacaTCAGCCTCACTCGTCTTCTGACATTTGGTCTATCATTCCGGCTGCCCGCTGGTCGCCCTATCGCTATGGATATCAATATTCCGGCCCTCAAATCAAGCCTGATAGCCTTTGATATGGTGATAAAAAATCAGCAATGCGTTAGAAGCCAACAACTTTTTGCGCCACTAATCCGCCAATATATTCAAAGGCCCTACGAATCGAAATATTTTGTCAATGCTGGGGCGACCGGGATCAGCTTCCACGGTGTCGCCCCATACATGCCACCCCCATTAACGCCGCCTGGTGCCGACGGCCTAGCTTTTGGGATATGGTCTGATCCGACGTGTGAAGGGCCCTTGGAAGTCGACATTTATGTGGATGTATTAGGAAGTCTTGGCAAACTGTATATGCGATACCGTACAGTTTTTGCGGCCTTTCCTCTACTCATCGTTACGTTGGTACTTCGGAAGCAGTTCAATGTTTATGACACGAAGGGCACCTTTATCTCCTTCTCCGAAAGCTTAGACTTGTCAATGCGCCAGTCAATTCCGCTTCTACTGTCTTGTCTAACTCTCTTGTCTATTTCCCCCAGTGGAGTGACGACTTTTCTCGCTGCACTTGTGGACAACAACCAGGCAAATCCAAACCTTTCTTCGAACGTTAGCTTTCATAAGAACGACCTTCTCATTGGTACCGACGACCCTTTTTTCATCTATCTTGTGCCTTTTATTGGCATTGTATGTATCGGCGTCTGTACTGTTTTGCATTAcattcttcttgctctgaCAAGAATTCTTGGTGTTGCATATGCCGTATTCACGGCAATACCTGCGATCAACGGCTATAATCTTCTGAGCCCATCGCCGGTGTTTGCACCATCTACTCCTCGGCGAAGAGTGATCTCGACGATCATTCTATTATTTCTGGTGTCCACTTTCATTCCGTACCAATTCGCGTACTTAGTCGCTTGCCTTGTACAGATTCTTACCGTTGTTCGCGCTCTTCGCATATACGTTGTCACACCTTCAACGGCCAACTCCAACTATTATCACTATTCGCATTCTATTCTTCTGCTAATGATGTGGGTTCTCCCCATCAATTTGCCTATACTGGCGGTCTGGGTTCGAAACCTGGCCGTTCACTGGCTCACACcgttttcttctcatcacaATGTGTTGTCTATAATGCCATTTATATTACTGGTGGAGAATTTGACAACAGGCAAGATGGTTCCTCAAGTAACATATGGATTTCGCCATGTTACCAGCGGGCTTCTTTTTGGCACGGCGCTTTGTGCTGCAATTTACGGCGTTTCACATGCATACATGCTCCATTACTTGGTTAATGTAGTCGCTGCATGGCTCGTCATTTTACACTCTTCTTCGGAGCCATGGTCATTAATGAATTTCGGTACTTTTTTGGAAGGGGATGTGGATGAGTTGGAGGAAAAGCAATAATTCACACTGAATAATGTGGCATAGATGTTTATATAATAAGCGTTACTCCAACTACTATCGCTTTATGCCTTATAGTTAATATACATTATATAGATAATTGTAAGATATCAATATATATAAcaaaatttaattatttcacttacttttaatataaaaaactaataatgattatattaaatactaaataattaaagaatttaactcaaagtatataatatatcTATATTATGTATTTAATTAGTAATTATTCTTAAAgtgatttctttttcttaataagtatttttaaaattcAGCGCTAGTCTACTTTAGCCTAAATCATATGCTAAATCATTACATCATACCCTTTCAAACACTCCTCGGCACGCGGTTCTTGCCGCCGTTAAAACTCCCGAATTCATCAGCCTCTCCCAATGCCCAACCGCACAGCCTCGTGGCTGCGCTGGATCCTCGGAATGGGCGAGCGTCGAAAGTTAGGAGATGTCGCTCTGGACATTGTCCTGTTTGCTGGCATGGTAACTGACCTTGCGTCTCTATCTGCCATTGTACTGACAGATTATTCCAGATGACCGCTGGTCTCTACGTTGCTCGCACGTTTTTGAATCCGATCCTGAGCAACCTGGTAGACCCCGATAAAGAGAAGCACGAACAGGCGAAGCGTCAAGCGAAAGCCCATCTCGACCGCCTAAGTCGGAGACGACATAttgatggcattggagaTCATGGGGCGGACGGGGCGCGAGGAGGCTCGCGAGTCGAAGAGCTGGTTTTGAATGAGTATGAGAACCTAATAGCGCTGGAAATGGTCGCGCCCGATGATATACACGTCGGCTTTGATGGTAAGTGTTGGCCACCAAATCTTCTCAATGGATTTATCATTAATTCGAGGTGAAACCTGAATAGACATTGGCGGCCTGGATATGATTATCGAAGAACTGAAAGAATCCGTCATATATCCATTGACGATGCCACATCTCTATCAGCACGCCGCTTCGCTATTATCTGCACCGTCTGGAGTTCTGCTTTATGGCCCACCTGGCTGTGGCAAGACGATGCTGGCGAAGGCTTTGGCCAAGGAGAGCGGCGCGTCCTTCATTAACCTCCATATTTCAACACTCACCGAGAAGTGGTATGGCGACTCCAACAAGATCGTTCGagccgtcttctccttggctCGCAAGATGCAACCCGCCATTGTGTTCATCGATGAAATAGATGCCGTTCTGGGCACGCGAAGGAGCGGCGAACATGAGGCTAGCGGTATGGTCAAAGCCGAGTAAGTATTCTTTCAGCTTAATACCTATCAGCGACACCGCTACATTGATGCAATGAGTACTGACAACATTGTAGGTTCATGACTTTGTGGGATGGATTGACATCGAGCAATTCTTCCGGTATTCCAGCACAGATTGTCGTACTTGGTGCCACTAATCGTATGCACGATATTGACGAAGCCATTCTCCGACGAATGCCCAAGAAGTTTCCCATCACGCTACCGAATCTGGAACAAAGGCGCCGAATCTTGCAGCTGATTCTCAAGGACGCCAAGTTGGATACCGACAACTTTGACTTGGATCACGTGTCTAAAATCACTGCCGGTATGTCGGGAAGCGACATCAAAGAGGCCTGCCGCGATGCTGCCATGGCGCCCGTGCGTGAATACATGCGACAACACGGCCGCGATGGCCCCTCCAAGAGACCAGTTGATCCAGCCCAATTCCGTGGAATAAGGACTGATGACTTTGTCAAGCATCCAGGTGATCAATATTTGATAGATGTGCTCCAGCAACGTCAAAAAGGATCTAACCATGTACCAGCGAATGATGCGTACGGAGATATTGACGAAACGTTTATTGAGCCCCAGGATTAGACCCCGAGGCTACTTCACGACCTGGAGTAACAGCCCTTTTATTGATTTCCtactgcttttttttcttttccttgctCTCAGTTGCCGGAGTAATACTTCATGTCGGCTAGCGTATACGTCGCGGAACTCCAATCACCATCTCAAGATAGTCCTCCTCGCACCTCTGGTATTGATCAAACAGTGATATAGCGCCCTGATGGAACTTTAAGGATATACAATATAAATTACGGTTAATATATGTGTCTACGAGAACTTCACCGAGGCTTCGTGGGTGTCTCATAATGTGGAAAGCTGGTTATGCCAAGTATTTTTGTTATTACAGATGATGAATACATGAGGAGCAAACATGTAGAGACCAAGTCTTGGATTTCCATCAAAAAATCCTCAAAATCTCCTTCAGTAAACCACGTAGTCTCTTGTAGATCAACCAACCCTTATACGCTTTTGCATCGATAGAAGCACGCCGTCCAGTTTGCCAACCATCATATCTGAAGACTATAAATAACTTTGATAGTCTCACGGGGGGCCACCATGTTGGGATGATTCTCTAGCTCAAAGGTATGTCCAGATTTATGCTGCTCATATCTCCGTTGATGCCAAAGAATTGAAACCTATCGAATCGTTAGCTGTAAATACAAGCAAGCACTCTCCCGTCACACAAACTTACCAATCTTCTACATTAAGGGTTGTCGGCGCAGGCTGTCCCTGTGCAGAGCTTGTGCCCCAGCTATCAGGGCTTTGGCCGTCCTGCAGTCCGCCGTCGAAGCCAGGCTGCCACAAATTAGACTGCCCTTGGAATCCAGACATCGGTACAATACCAGCCCCTTGGCCGGAACCTCTGTACTGGTTGGCCTGTATACCCGCCGCTATACTGCCTCCGGGCAGTTGATTCATCGCATTCTGATCCAAAGTCTGGTGTGTCTGTGGAGGCGAGAGACTGGGGAAAGCCGGCATGCTTGAGCTTTCAGGGAAAAGCTGATCAGGCTGGAAATTCTCCCATAGAGATTGCGAGATGTTTGGCGAGTTGCGGGTGACTAGGTACAAGTCTGGGGGGGTTGCCGGGACGGAAAATGAAGGGTTGAATGGCGTTGCAGGTCTCGTCTGAGGTCGCGAGTTGGTACCACCCATAAAGGTATCCGTGCCAGTCTGGCGAacagttggagatgctgctgccgagcGCTGGCTGACATTGTTGTCATTCTTGGTCGCACTGGGAGTTTGCGGCCTAGATCTCTCGTACGACTCTTGCGGAGTTGGAGTATTGCTCGTAAAGTCGATGGCCATATCATCATATTTCCGCTTGGATGCGTCTTGCctgttgagctgctcgagctgGTCAACGGTTTGCTGCATCTTCCGATGTCGCTTCCCTCCCGCTTTTTGTAGCCGCTCTTCAAGCACCTTGTTGCCAAGGATGGATTCGAACAGAGTATAGACCATTTTGCCCACGAGCCACACGCGAGAGACCTCCTTCATTGCCTGCATGCATCTGCGCAGCCTGTCCTGCGTGACCTGCTGTATAGATGGCACAGGGGAGCGCATTTGATAGACGTGCATGATGAGGGCGGAGAAAAGACTATACACTATGAAGGCTGGACAATAACGAAGCTGATTATGTGCCGCCAGGTTCTCAACTATGGAGGTAATCATAGCCGCCGCTTGGAAGGCAATGTTTCTCGATGGGTATGGAGTATCGTTGGGGAACCGAGGTGAGCCGCTTGGCGGCATATGGGCTCGATGCAAGAGACACAGAGTCGTATAGTAGTTGGAATGAAGGAGTGCGGACCAAAAATGATGGCGAGGCATCTCCCAGTAGACAATCTTGGGGCAGTTCTGAAGCCAATCGGCCAAAGCCATGTCGCTGTGTGTAAGGTCGATGGCATTCCGCTGCCTTCCCTTGGAGGCGACCGAATACTGCTGCGACAGGACAAGCCCCATGATTTCACAGAGCTTGACATACTGGAGGAAGAACTGCACATGAATGGGGTCTGGCGGGTACTCGCTCGCTCGGTCAGACTCATCTTCAATGAAGTCATCCTCGGTCAGCATTTCAACATCCGAGTCATCAAGATTGATGTGGACTGGGCGACCAAGAGCAACCGCAACTGATCGGTCGCGCGTAAACAGCGTCCACCAGATGCGCTTCCAGAGCCGCTTATCAGACTTGCTCAGTTGCGACCGTTCAACAGATCGATGCATGCCCGAGCCTTGAGCAACAATGGTCGCGACACGACTCCAGTAGAAGACGTTTTTGGTGACATCCTCAGGCCCCTCCCAGTACCATCCCATCAGAAGGAGGGACTGTACAATGGTGACGCGGTCGTCTTCGTAGTTGGCATCGTATAGAGCTTTAGCCCGTTTATAGAAAGTCAGGGCGGCCGGCGTAGTTGAACCATTTGCGTCCATGAGCTGGGCGTTTTGGCAGACTCTAGAACCGGCCAAAAGGACggcctggaggaggaggagagatggcGGATTCTTAGGATCACGGTATTGTCGCATGAAGCGAGTGCGGTTGATGACGGGGACAATGGGATGGACCCATTGGAAGTAGGCGTCAATCAGCTCGTCACATAATGACCTTGGAGGAAGTAGAAAAGCACCTCGTTGATGAAGGATGTCGATCTCAACGTTATCAAGCTCGGTCAACCTTGCTCGCGACCCCCTCACATTCTCTGGTAGCGGGTAGTGAACGACATCCGCAGAACCTTGGCGATCGTGGACGAGAAGAGTAAGATTCGATGACTCGCCGAGATATGCAACACGGCCGGCATCAGTGATGGGGGCTCGTGTGaactttggcttcatcaccaaGTTCAGATATGTACCATTATCAACCTCCTCTTTCCTAGCCTGAGCTTCTGTAAGAGACGTCGGAGGGGTCCCATCAGCAGTGTGTGATACGGTAGGGGCCGAAGATCTTGGAGAGTaggaggcagcggcggagCTGAGAGGGGTCTGCCGTGACGGCTCATCAGTATTCTCGCCGCGGTCGctagagaagagagacacaTTGTGGTCAGTATGAGGGGACCGCGAATAGAGAGCAGCCGAAGCTTGACACGGGGACATACCTGTCGGAATCCTTGCCCGCTTGCGCCCCAGAGGCCTGGGTCTTCTTGCGCTTCGGCGTTGGGATGCGGCATTCTATCTGAAAGGCGACGCAGTTGGTACATGGCACCCCCAGACTAGCTGCGTCACATCGAACCTGGAGGCCATCGGGTTAGCATGCAAGAGCACCCATGGAGAATAGCGCAAGCCTTGTCGAACATACTTTTCGAGCGTGACATGTCTATCGAGTGGTTAGCAGGA
This genomic stretch from Trichoderma breve strain T069 chromosome 1, whole genome shotgun sequence harbors:
- a CDS encoding PGAP1-like protein domain-containing protein, with the translated sequence MTRRSSSVDVGGKSSLELQNPDAESEHRLNGLISRQPSTSRQLSGVYSNQANGHQHPTSHAAVASFSPLSLPTSSPSMTTTKQPPLASSGARNRSLWFMSVLSFFVATAGVGLLFAIFRSLTTRQIEPKGCRMSYMRPSYIHFSEFDTEHTRFASKYSLYLYREQGIDSGQLRGIPVLFIPGNAGSYKQVRPIAAETANYFHDYLQHDSNQLDSGIRTLDFFTVDFNEDITAFHGQTLLDQAEYLNEAVRYILSLYSEPQRASRDSHLPDPTSVLILGHSMGGVVARAMLVQPNYQENSINTIITMSAPHARPPVTFDGRIVQIYDEINDYWRRAYTQKWASNNPLWHVTLVSIAGGNLDTVVPSDYASIESLVPETHGFTVFTSGIPTVWTSMDHQAILWCDQFRKVLAQTLYSIIDVHRASQTKPRAQRMRVFKKRLLTGLETIAEKTLSLNEPTILLTLDDSSSTVVPTGGRLILSQLGSEGTPKAYLLPVPPHGSPEPKRFTLLTDAQLGAPIDGNRLQVLLCSVSPVQHTSVNSFFSSTIDLSRNGTTPTKLACKDAASDTVLLPASTTNIQAPFYLDGESQIYPFSYLQYDAEHLSDHQFVAVIDRATQISQGFAVAEFSDHSSFQKKEDISLTRLLTFGLSFRLPAGRPIAMDINIPALKSSLIAFDMALRIEIFCQCWGDRDQLPRCRPIHATPINAAWCRRPSFWDMV
- a CDS encoding ATPase family associated with various cellular activities (AAA) domain-containing protein, whose translation is MPNRTASWLRWILGMGERRKLGDVALDIVLFAGMMTAGLYVARTFLNPILSNLVDPDKEKHEQAKRQAKAHLDRLSSRVEELVLNEYENLIALEMVAPDDIHVGFDDIGGLDMIIEELKESVIYPLTMPHLYQHAASLLSAPSGVLLYGPPGCGKTMLAKALAKESGASFINLHISTLTEKWYGDSNKIVRAVFSLARKMQPAIVFIDEIDAVLGTRRSGEHEASGMVKAEFMTLWDGLTSSNSSGIPAQIVVLGATNRMHDIDEAILRRMPKKFPITLPNLEQRRRILQLILKDAKLDTDNFDLDHVSKITAGMSGSDIKEACRDAAMAPVREYMRQHGRDGPSKRPVDPAQFRGIRTDDFVKHPGDQYLIDVLQQRQKGSNHVPANDAYGDIDETFIEPQD
- a CDS encoding fungal specific transcription factor domain-containing protein encodes the protein MDVEVPSGDSTSQASPQQSQPQSKSSPLPSAAASAAAAAAANSMSFRRQRASRACETCHARKVRCDAASLGVPCTNCVAFQIECRIPTPKRKKTQASGAQAGKDSDSDRGENTDEPSRQTPLSSAAASYSPRSSAPTVSHTADGTPPTSLTEAQARKEEVDNGTYLNLVMKPKFTRAPITDAGRVAYLGESSNLTLLVHDRQGSADVVHYPLPENVRGSRARLTELDNVEIDILHQRGAFLLPPRSLCDELIDAYFQWVHPIVPVINRTRFMRQYRDPKNPPSLLLLQAVLLAGSRVCQNAQLMDANGSTTPAALTFYKRAKALYDANYEDDRVTIVQSLLLMGWYWEGPEDVTKNVFYWSRVATIVAQGSGMHRSVERSQLSKSDKRLWKRIWWTLFTRDRSVAVALGRPVHINLDDSDVEMLTEDDFIEDESDRASEYPPDPIHVQFFLQYVKLCEIMGLVLSQQYSVASKGRQRNAIDLTHSDMALADWLQNCPKIVYWEMPRHHFWSALLHSNYYTTLCLLHRAHMPPSGSPRFPNDTPYPSRNIAFQAAAMITSIVENLAAHNQLRYCPAFIVYSLFSALIMHVYQMRSPVPSIQQVTQDRLRRCMQAMKEVSRVWLVGKMVYTLFESILGNKVLEERLQKAGGKRHRKMQQTVDQLEQLNRQDASKRKYDDMAIDFTSNTPTPQESYERSRPQTPSATKNDNNVSQRSAAASPTVRQTGTDTFMGGTNSRPQTRPATPFNPSFSVPATPPDLYLVTRNSPNISQSLWENFQPDQLFPESSSMPAFPSLSPPQTHQTLDQNAMNQLPGGRQSNLWQPGFDGGLQDGQSPDSWGTSSAQGQPAPTTLNVEDWFQFFGINGDMSSINLDIPLS